The Episyrphus balteatus chromosome 4, idEpiBalt1.1, whole genome shotgun sequence genome includes a window with the following:
- the LOC129918752 gene encoding uncharacterized protein LOC129918752 isoform X1 yields MFNSNFSDVTSDSADVYKDEFTELDEVVLDNDMRDLICRQFGLPEEVYMRLVECGMDVESLILLKEEDMKEIFGTNMLGTRIKLRTCLNQWQQQHKSQKLTLPRRLPVVVPPAPRASEVIPSPAIIQSMISSSPRIHNDHRPSLFNLLQSSFKGQFVLKFFEENKKLMDEQRVALVNSIVDYYKDREIAMTLNDIIRTTAEIGVLFPSEETRYYYSARKKGRNPVGKLYDKAINARRKIKKNRPDNNNATTPGNIYDFDEIPSKDELDTKSWLSQNLKPWNEVLNKWKQTFRIRRADVLKGEDVFQNWPLFKNPMGYNLIDIDFYELHPESPRDLSNEWEFFSQSILPYLRHKIKDTYSRELMEKLDGDISTDSKYCMIILLLHAVIKPPFISINVSSSDNDGNKKRKWKPTISDAQNATVMHCLTEMDFQIKYEELKSEASQNNTILQPILAVIGEDLTDLESFYVLYDCILYKVDTFIKSLDILFKIYYVMNFEFRVETKHVYEFIESYFYKIKSPSNPNIISLINYINDNKKL; encoded by the exons atgtttAATAGTAATTTTAGTGACGTGACGTCGGACTCGGCTGACGTTTATAAAGATGAATTTACAGAATTGGATGAAGTTGTACTCGATAACGATATGAGGGATCTCATTTGTAGACAGTTTGGTCTACCAGAAGAAGTTTATATGCGATTAGtgg AATGCGGAATGGACGTAGAAAGTCTCATATTATTAAAAGAAGAAGACATGAAGGAAATATTTGGCACAAATATGCTTGGAACAAGAATCAAACTTCGTACATGCCTGAACCAATGGCAACAACAACATaag tctcaaaaacttaCTTTACCACGAAGATTACCCGTAGTTGTACCACCAGCTCCAAGAGCTTCCGAGGTAATACCATCACCTGCCATCATACAATCTATGATCTCATCGTCTCCAAGGATTCATAATGATCATCGACCATCATTGTTTAATCTTCTTCAAAGTTCGTTCAAAggtcaatttgttttaaaattctttgaagagaataaaaaattaatggatGAACAGCGAGTTGCTTTAGTTAACTCTATAGTCGATTACTATAAAGACAGAGAAATCGCTATGACGTTGAATGATATAATTCGAACTACTGCAGAAATTGGAGTTCTATTTCCATCCGAAGAAACG aGGTACTACTATAGCGCTCGAAAAAAGGGACGTAATCCAGTAGGAAAGCTTTACGACAAGGCAATAAATGCTCgtagaaaaataaagaaaaatcgtCCAGATAATAACAATGCTACTACACCCGGAAATATAtatgattttgatgaaatacCAAGTAAAGATGAATTGGATACAAAATCTTGGCTCTCTCAGAACCTAAAACCATGGAATGAAGTTCTGAACAAATGGAAACAAACTTTCAGAATCAGAAGAGCTGATGTTTTAAAAGGAGaagatgtttttcaaaactgGCCTCTATTTAAGAATCCGATGGGTTACAACTTG ATTGACATTGATTTTTATGAATTGCATCCGGAAAGTCCAAGGGATCTTTCAAATGAATGGGAGTTTTTTAGCCAAAGTATTCTACCATATCTTAGGCACAAGATCAAGGATACATATTCAAGAGAATTGATGGAAAAACTGGATGGCGACATATCAACag ATTCAAAATACTGCATGATAATACTTCTTCTACATGCAGTTATAAAACCACCATTTATATCGATAAACGTATCATCTTCCGATAATGATGggaataaaaaacgaaaatggAAACCTACCATTTCGGATGCACAAAATGCAACAGTTATGCACTGTCTTACCGAGATggattttcaaatcaaatacgAAGAACTCAAATCGGAAGCATCACAAAATAATACAATATTGCAACCAATATTGGCTGTGATTGGCGAAGATCTCACAGATCTTGAAAGTTTTTACGTTCTCTATGACTGCATTCTGTATAAAGTTGATACATTTATTAAATCTcttgatattttgtttaaaatttattatgttATGAATTTTGAGTTCCGTGTTGAGACTAAGCATGTGTATGAATTTAttgaaagttatttttataagattaAAAGTCCATCGAATCCAAATATTATAAGCTTGATAAATTATattaatgataataaaaaattataa
- the LOC129918752 gene encoding uncharacterized protein LOC129918752 isoform X2 — protein sequence MDVESLILLKEEDMKEIFGTNMLGTRIKLRTCLNQWQQQHKSQKLTLPRRLPVVVPPAPRASEVIPSPAIIQSMISSSPRIHNDHRPSLFNLLQSSFKGQFVLKFFEENKKLMDEQRVALVNSIVDYYKDREIAMTLNDIIRTTAEIGVLFPSEETRYYYSARKKGRNPVGKLYDKAINARRKIKKNRPDNNNATTPGNIYDFDEIPSKDELDTKSWLSQNLKPWNEVLNKWKQTFRIRRADVLKGEDVFQNWPLFKNPMGYNLIDIDFYELHPESPRDLSNEWEFFSQSILPYLRHKIKDTYSRELMEKLDGDISTDSKYCMIILLLHAVIKPPFISINVSSSDNDGNKKRKWKPTISDAQNATVMHCLTEMDFQIKYEELKSEASQNNTILQPILAVIGEDLTDLESFYVLYDCILYKVDTFIKSLDILFKIYYVMNFEFRVETKHVYEFIESYFYKIKSPSNPNIISLINYINDNKKL from the exons ATGGACGTAGAAAGTCTCATATTATTAAAAGAAGAAGACATGAAGGAAATATTTGGCACAAATATGCTTGGAACAAGAATCAAACTTCGTACATGCCTGAACCAATGGCAACAACAACATaag tctcaaaaacttaCTTTACCACGAAGATTACCCGTAGTTGTACCACCAGCTCCAAGAGCTTCCGAGGTAATACCATCACCTGCCATCATACAATCTATGATCTCATCGTCTCCAAGGATTCATAATGATCATCGACCATCATTGTTTAATCTTCTTCAAAGTTCGTTCAAAggtcaatttgttttaaaattctttgaagagaataaaaaattaatggatGAACAGCGAGTTGCTTTAGTTAACTCTATAGTCGATTACTATAAAGACAGAGAAATCGCTATGACGTTGAATGATATAATTCGAACTACTGCAGAAATTGGAGTTCTATTTCCATCCGAAGAAACG aGGTACTACTATAGCGCTCGAAAAAAGGGACGTAATCCAGTAGGAAAGCTTTACGACAAGGCAATAAATGCTCgtagaaaaataaagaaaaatcgtCCAGATAATAACAATGCTACTACACCCGGAAATATAtatgattttgatgaaatacCAAGTAAAGATGAATTGGATACAAAATCTTGGCTCTCTCAGAACCTAAAACCATGGAATGAAGTTCTGAACAAATGGAAACAAACTTTCAGAATCAGAAGAGCTGATGTTTTAAAAGGAGaagatgtttttcaaaactgGCCTCTATTTAAGAATCCGATGGGTTACAACTTG ATTGACATTGATTTTTATGAATTGCATCCGGAAAGTCCAAGGGATCTTTCAAATGAATGGGAGTTTTTTAGCCAAAGTATTCTACCATATCTTAGGCACAAGATCAAGGATACATATTCAAGAGAATTGATGGAAAAACTGGATGGCGACATATCAACag ATTCAAAATACTGCATGATAATACTTCTTCTACATGCAGTTATAAAACCACCATTTATATCGATAAACGTATCATCTTCCGATAATGATGggaataaaaaacgaaaatggAAACCTACCATTTCGGATGCACAAAATGCAACAGTTATGCACTGTCTTACCGAGATggattttcaaatcaaatacgAAGAACTCAAATCGGAAGCATCACAAAATAATACAATATTGCAACCAATATTGGCTGTGATTGGCGAAGATCTCACAGATCTTGAAAGTTTTTACGTTCTCTATGACTGCATTCTGTATAAAGTTGATACATTTATTAAATCTcttgatattttgtttaaaatttattatgttATGAATTTTGAGTTCCGTGTTGAGACTAAGCATGTGTATGAATTTAttgaaagttatttttataagattaAAAGTCCATCGAATCCAAATATTATAAGCTTGATAAATTATattaatgataataaaaaattataa
- the LOC129918198 gene encoding uncharacterized protein LOC129918198 gives MRYLFLVTRHLFYCLLSVLRSFRRCVFHSSVLCKVRVLCVFCLDDFVNLTRNKEYNNQFKMFSNLNDVTSDSVDVIKEEVRELDEICFENDLRDLICRQFGLSEEIYLRLIECRIDIESLLFIKDDDIKELFPTNMLGLRIKFRTSLSQWQQQHMGQKISPPKRAPIRVISPTPRISRVISSSPARMSVPTQRRSVDQSQLYVLLQSSVKGQTILNHYEKHSKLLDEHRVALVSVIVDYHVDRGMAMSMSDIVRYTEEIGIVFPTEEKRYYYSTRGKGLNPMGKLYDKAINARRKVKRPWQSEEAPSPKTRNSEIDIVVASADELAKKSWLSQNMKPWDEVLNKWRKTFRVRRTDILKGEDVLENWPLFKNPIGYNLIDVDFVELYPDSPKDILEEWQFFREHIVPYLKEKIKDPDSKELMENLNNELSTDSKDCLIVLLLNAVIKPPLLSSKLLNPNGSGDKRRKWKPSISDAQNATVMHCVDMADYQIKCEQVKLEASEKNKTLQPLIVVVGEELTNLESFYVLYDCIVYKTNSFIKSLDILIKLYYVMNMDFRLEAKYFYELIESYFLKIKISSNPNIISLTNYLNDNKN, from the exons ATGAGATATCTGTTCCTAGTAACAAGACATCTGTTTTATTGCTTGCTCTCCGTTCTCCGCTCATTCCGCCGATGTGTCTTTCACAGTTCGGTTCTGTGCAAAGTTCGTGTGTTGTGTGTATTCTGTTTGGATGATTTCGTAAATTTAACAAGAAACAAAgaatataataatcaatttaaaatgtttagtaATTTAAATGATGTGACATCTGATTCTGTTGATGTTATTAAAGAAGAAGTGAGAGAATTAGATGAGATTTGTTTCGAAAATGATTTAAGAGATCTCATTTGTCGACAATTTGGTTTAAGTGAAGAAATTTATTTGCGGCTTATTG AATGCCGAATAGATATTGAAAGTCTATTGTTTATAAAAGATGATGACATAAAGGAATTATTCCCCACCAATATGCTTGGACTACGAATTAAATTCCGAACAAGTTTGTCCCAATGGCAGCAACAACACATg ggtCAAAAAATCAGTCCACCAAAAAGAGCACCCATCAGAGTTATTTCTCCAACTCCAAGAATTTCTAGAGTAATATCATCATCACCTGCCAGAATGTCTGTTCCAACTCAAAGAAGAAGTGTCGATCAATCGCAGTTGTATGTTCTTCTTCAATCTTCTGTAAAAGGTCAAACTATATTAAATCATTACGAAAAACATTCGAAATTATTGGATGAACATCGAGTTGCTTTAGTTAGTGTTATTGTGGATTACCATGTAGATAGAGGAATGGCCATGTCTATGAGTGATATAGTTCGATATACCGAAGAAATTGGAATTGTATTTCCAACAGAAGAAAAG aGATACTACTATAGCACTCGAGGAAAAGGACTTAATCCAATGGGAAAGCTTTACGACAAAGCAATTAATGCTCGTAGAAAAGTCAAGAGACCTTGGCAATCAGAAGAAGCCCCAAGTCCCAAAACTAGAAATTCTGAAATTGACATCGTGGTTGCAAGTGCTGATGAACTAGCAAAAAAGTCTTGGCTTTCTCAGAACATGAAACCATGGGAtgaagttttaaacaaatggaGAAAAACTTTCAGAGTTAGAAGAACTGATATTTTGAAGGGGGAAGATGTTTTGGAAAACTGGCctcttttcaaaaatccaataGGTTACAACTTG ATTGATGTTGATTTTGTTGAACTATATCCGGATAGTCCGAAAGATATCTTGGAGGAATGGCAATTTTTTAGAGAACATATCGTACCATATCTTAAAGAGAAGATCAAGGATCCTGATTCAAAGGAAttgatggaaaatttaaataacgAACTTTCAACAG attcaaAAGATTGTTTAATAGTTCTTCTTCTAAATGCTGTTATAAAACCACCATTATTATCATCAAAACTACTAAATCCCAATGGTTCTGGAGATAAAAGACGAAAATGGAAACCATCCATTTCGGATGCACAAAATGCCACAGTAATGCACTGCGTTGACATGGCGGATTATCAGATAAAATGCGAACAAGTAAAGTTAGAAGCatctgaaaaaaacaaaactctacAACCATTGATAGTGGTAGTAGGCGAAGAACTCACAAATCTTGAAAGTTTTTACGTTCTTTACGATTGCATTGTTTATAAAACTAATTCTTTTATTAAATCTcttgatattttaattaaattatattatgttATGAACATGGATTTTCGTTTAgaagctaaatatttttatgaacttattgaaagttattttttaaaaattaaaatttcatcgaaCCCAAATATTATAAGTTTGACTAATTActtaaatgataataaaaattgA